One stretch of Pararhizobium qamdonense DNA includes these proteins:
- a CDS encoding 3-deoxy-manno-octulosonate cytidylyltransferase translates to MNSDNLDKTLILIPARMASTRLPGKPLADICGLPMIVQVALRARDANAGRIVVAVDHQDVFDTVIAAGFEAVMTRVDHQSGSDRIHEALLKSDPQGKAEIIINVQGDLPTIEPDTIRAALRPLENPLVDIGTLTVEIEDEEEKRNPNVVKVVGSPLSDSRLRALYFTRTTAPHGNGPLYHHIGLYAYRRAALEKFVSLPPSVLEKRESLEQLRALEAGMRIDVEIVKSVPLGVDTPADLEKARRLLAAKA, encoded by the coding sequence ATGAATAGCGACAATTTGGACAAAACCCTCATTCTGATCCCCGCGCGCATGGCCTCGACACGGCTGCCCGGCAAGCCGCTCGCAGACATCTGCGGCCTGCCGATGATTGTCCAGGTTGCCCTGCGGGCACGCGATGCAAACGCCGGCCGGATCGTGGTGGCGGTCGATCATCAGGACGTGTTCGATACCGTCATCGCCGCCGGTTTCGAGGCTGTGATGACGCGCGTGGACCATCAATCCGGTTCGGACCGTATCCATGAGGCGCTTTTAAAGAGCGATCCGCAGGGAAAAGCCGAAATCATCATCAATGTTCAGGGCGATCTGCCGACCATCGAGCCGGACACCATCCGCGCCGCGCTGAGACCGCTCGAGAACCCTCTGGTCGATATCGGCACCCTGACGGTCGAGATCGAAGACGAAGAGGAAAAGCGCAATCCGAACGTCGTCAAGGTGGTCGGTTCGCCGCTGTCGGACAGCCGGCTGAGGGCGCTCTACTTCACCCGCACCACCGCGCCGCATGGCAACGGGCCGCTCTATCATCATATCGGTCTGTATGCCTACCGGCGGGCAGCCCTTGAAAAATTCGTCTCACTGCCGCCGTCCGTGCTGGAAAAGCGCGAATCGCTTGAGCAATTGCGGGCGCTGGAAGCGGGCATGCGCATCGATGTGGAAATCGTCAAATCGGTGCCGCTCGGTGTTGATACCCCTGCGGACCTTGAAAAAGCCCGGCGCCTGCTTGCCGCCAAAGCCTGA